GCTACCCCCATCCCCAAATAAGTCCGGCTCAAAGTCCGGCTCCGTGACAGCGCGGGCCTGGAATTTATCAGTAACGGGATACGTGTAGACGGCCATAACTACTAAGCCTGGAATGGCTTGCTAAAGAGGTTTGCAGTAAATATCGGCATTTTGGATAACTACTCCGCCCCCACCTCGTCCTGGCGCAGCTCGCGGCCCACGTAGCGCAGCAGCTGGTAGCGGCGGCGGGCGGCATCGTAGCGCAGGGCCACGCCGGTGCCGGTGCTGGGCTGGGCGGCCGGAGCGGGGGTAGAGCCGCCCCCCAGTGGCCGGCCCAACCCGTCGAAGAGGCTTACTTGGCCCGGCAGCGGCTCGGTGAGGGCCAGCACCTGGTGGGTGAGGCCAAAGTCGAACCACTGCACCGGCTTGTCGCCCGAGGTGAGCAGCTGCCGGCTCAGCAGCGGGGCCACCCGGCCGGGGCTGAACACGTCGAGCCGGCCGCCGTCCTGGCGCACCACCACGAAGGAGCCGGCCCTACCCCCCTCGTCCGGCACGAGGCGGAAGCTGGCCCCGCGGCTCCAGGTAGCCACCCGGCGGCGGCTGATAAGGTCGCCGCTGAGGCTAATGGTCACCAGCTCGCCGTGCTGGTTCACGAGGCGCACCTGACTGCGGGCCAGGGTGGGGCCGGCCGTAGCCAGTAGCGGGCCGTCGAGGCGCGCGCCAGCGCTCACCGGGAAGCCGGGGTAGCGCTCGCCGGCCTGGTCGAAGGCATACACGTAGCCGTTGCGCAGGGCGGCCACCACCACGTCGCGCCCACCCACGGTGAGCAGCAGGGGCGGGCCGGCCAGCGGCGCTTCGAGGCGGCGGGGCCAGCCGGGGTAGCGGCGGCCGTTGGTATCAAAGAGCCACAACTGCTGGTTGGCCGTGGCCACCACCAGCCGGGGCGACGTGCCACCGGCCGCCACCACGGTGGCCACCGTCACCGAATCGGGCATATTAAGCGGGAAGCCGGGGGCCTCCTGGCCATCGGTGGGGCTGAGCCAGTGCAGGCGGTGGGCGGTGGCCAGCAGCAGGCGGCCCCGCGCCAGGCGCGCCAGGCCCACCACGGGGCCGGGCAGGCTATCGGCCCAGAGCAGGGCGGCGGAGCTGGCGGGCAGCAGGCGCAGCACCCCCAACGAGTCGGCTACCAGCACGGGGCCGGGCGCGCCACCCTCAGCGGCAGGCAGCAGCAGCGGCTGGCCCGCCAGCGCCGCCCCAAAGCGGGTGCCCACGCCGCCGGTGGCCGAGTCGGTGGCCGGGGCGCGGCCGGGGTGGCGTAGCAGCAATTGGGCAAAATACTGGGCATCGGCCCCGGCCCCAGAGGTGGCGGCCGGGCCGGGGGGTAGCAGCTGCCAGGCCACCTGCGGAAAGTGCTGAATCAGGCTCTCGTTGCGCAACAGGCTGGCGCGGCGGTCCTCGGCCAGGTAGCTGAGCAGCGTGTTCCAGCCCTGGCGGGCGTCGGCCAGCACCGTGAGGCGGGCCGCGGGCAGGGTTTGCTGAAGCAAAGCCACCTGGGCTGCCGATTGGCTCCACACCTGCCCAGCCGCCAGGTCGCCCAGGTAGCGGCGCAGGCCAGCTTCATCGCTCATCATCAAGAAGTTATCTACTAGCGCCGTGTGCAGGGCAGGGGCCGGACCTACCCCCCCCCTTTCGGCCAGCGTGCCCAGCAGCGCCGTCAGTTCGAAGCCGGCCGCCTGCACCTCGTAGCTCCCTACCCGGCCAAAAGCTGGCGACGCGCCCCCCAGCCGCCGCAGCCGGGCCAGCCAGTGCGCGGTGCGGGCCGGGGCGCGGCTCCGCACCACCACCACCTGGGCCGGCAACACGCCGGGCGCGGGCGCGGCCAGATACGCCAGCGCCCCGCCCGGTAGCAGGCTGGCCCGCAGGCTGTCGAGGGCAAACTCGTAGGCGACGGGGCGGGCAGCCGAGTCCGGGACTAAGGAGGGGGTAGGGGCCAGCGGGCGAGCCGGAGTTGGCCAGCCGGCCACGGCCAGCACCAGCGCCGTGCGCAGGGGTAGCACGTCGGCCAGGGCGTGCAGGGGCGGGGCGAGCGCGCCGCCCGGCGGCCCCGCGCCGGCGGCCGTTTCAGGGTTGGCGAAGCCGGTAAGGGTGAGTTGGCCGGGGCCGAATTTCAGGCCCAACAGGCCATCCTGAGCCAGAGCCAGGGCCTGGTCGAGCTGGGCGTGGGTACCGGGCCGAAACAGCACGTCGAGCAGGGCCGGCACCCGCCGGAAGCTCACCAGCAGGGTCGCGTCCACGTCGGGCAGCCGCAGCAGGTCGAGGCTGGCGAAATTCGCCCGCACGGTGGGCGCGCCGGGGTGGCCGAGGCGGCGTACCACGGCTTCCACCAGCGGGGCGTGGGTGCTTAGTAGCAAGTGATTACGGTAGTTGAGCACCGTGAGCCGGCCGCCGGCGCGGGCCGTCAGCTCTTCCAGCTCATAGCCTTCGTAGTTGCGGGTGCTCAGGGTGTAGCGGGGGTCACGGGCCAGGGTTTCGAGCAGGCCGCGGGCCTGGCGGTACTCGCGCACGCTGGCCAGCGGAATCTGGTATAATACGTCTACCTGGCCCGGCCCGGTCACGTGCAGCGAGGTCAATACCAGCTTATTACCCAACAAATCGAGCAGGCCGCGGCGGCGGGCGGTGGCGGGCCGGCCGCCGGTGTCGAGGCTATCGGCCAGGGCCAGCTGGCCGGCCACCTGCTGGTAGTAGCGCACGCCGGTGAGGTTGTCCCACACGCCGGCCTCCTGCAAGTGGCGCACCAGGGCGGGGTGGTCGCGGGTGGCCAGCACCAGCACGGCATCGGCGGGCACCAGGGCGTAGGGGTCCACGGGCCGGGCGGCCAGCGTGCGGCGGTAGTAAACGTAGGTGGCCAGCGAGAGCAGCACCAGCGCCGCCGCCAGCAGGGCCAGAAGCTTGCGGGACATGCCGGCAAAAGTAGGCCGGCCGGCCGCTTAGTGCCCAAATCTGAGGGCGGCCCGCACGGTGTCACCGGTTGGAGGCGTACGTAGCTTTAGCTGCACGAGCGTGTCACGGGCGCCGCCGGTGGCTAACTCTGTGGAGAAGCGTCCCTCCAGAAGCACACCCGGCGGCTGATAGAAGTTCTGTGGCGCGGCCGAAGTAAACGGGACCGATTGATAGACTACCACTTGGCGGTGCTGATTATTGGCTGGCAGAGGCCGTATCATACTTTGATTGAAGAGGGGCACGAAATACAGCCACTCGTAGCCGGTGGTAAGCGTGTTCAACTGCACTAGCCACACGCGGCGGGGAGAAGGCCAGAACTTCACATTATTGGTGCGGCCCAGCGCCAAGTCTACGGTAGCCAAAGAGGGGTAGCCACTCAGGCCGTTTATAAGTGAATCGGGGAAGTCCAGGGTACTGGGACGCAAATTGTTGTAAGTATCCAGCACTTCACAATTAATACCGTAGAACAATCCTTTAGAATTAGTGAAGCTGAGTTCGTAATGGCCCTGGCTGTCTGTCAGCACGGTATCCACTACTGAGTCGTAGTATTTCAAGGTCGTGGGAGCGGACACGATAGCCATTCGGATGCCCGGCAGCGGCTGGTTGGTACGGCGGTTTATCACGTAGCCCTGCGCTACGGTAAATTGTCCTTTAGGCTCGCCATTAGGGCAGCCCTTCATCGAAGTCAGGCAGAATAAAACGACGGCGAGCAGCGGCAGGCGGAAAGAAACCCGCATATACTAAATTTTAAAAAGGATGAACAAAAGTAGGAGCCGCGCGCCTGCCCAAAAGTTGCATTCGCGCCCACGGCCCGTTCTTTGGCAAAAAACTGCCCTACCCCCGCTTTTATGCCCGACGCCCTACCCCCCTCTTCTCCCGCTACCGCCGACGCGCCGCACTTCAAGCGGGCGCTGACGTTATTTGATTCCGTGATGCTCGTCACGGGTTCCATGATTGGCTCGGGCATCTTTCTGGTGTCGGCCGATATCAGCCGGCAGGTGGGTTCGGCGGGCTGGCTGCTGGTGGTGTGGCTGCTCACGGGCCTCATCACAATGGCCGGGGCCATCAGCTACGGCGAGTTGGCGGCCATGTTCCCCAAGGTGGGCGGGCAGTACGTGTACCTGCGCGAAGCCTTCGGCCGGCTGGTGGCTTTCTTGTATGGCTGGACGCTGTTTCTGGTGATTCAGACCGGCGTTATCGCGGCCGTGGCGGTGGCGTTTGCCAAGTTTACCGGGGTCATGGTGCCGTGGTTTTCGGTCAAAAACGTGCTGTTTAATCTCGGCCCGTTCCCGTTCAGCTCGGTGCAATTATTGGCCATTATCCTCATCGTGGCCATCACGGCCGTGAATGCGCGCGGCGTGCAGGCGGGCAAGCTGATTCAGAACGTGCTCAGCTCCACGAAGCTGGTGGCGCTGGCGCTGCTTATCCTGTTTGGCTTGTTTTTGGGGCTGAATGCCGACGCGGTGCAGGCCAATTTTCACGACCTCTGGCACGCCACACGCTCGCCCGCGCCGGGGGTAGGCGGCGCGGTGCTGCCGCTGAGCGCGGGCGGCCTGGTCATCGGCATCGGCATGGCCATGACCGGCTCGCTGTTTTCCTCCGATTCGTGGAACAACATCGGCTTCGCGGGCGAGGAAATTCAGAACCCCGAGCGCACGCTGGTGCGCAGCATGGCCATCGGCACGGCCATCGTCACGGTGCTCTACATCCTGATAAACGTGGTGTACCTGCTCGTCCTACCCCTGCAAGGCTCGCCCGAGGCGGCCACGCTGGCCGGCCGCGGCATCCAGTACGCCACCGACGACCGCGTGGCCACCGCCGTGGCCGAATCGGTGATGGGCCAGGCCGGGGCCTACGTGCTGGCTATCCTCATCATGCTCAGCACCTTCGGGGCCAATAACGGCATCATCCTGAGCGGGGCGCGGGCGTATTTTGCAATGGCCAAAGACGGGCTGTTTTTCCCCTCGCTGGCCCGCCTCAACCGGGCCGGGGTGCCGGGCCGGGCCCTATGGGTGCAGTGCCTCTGGGCCTGCCTGCTCTGCCTGAGCGGCAGCTACGGGCAGCTACTTAACTACGTCATGTTTTCGGTTATCTTGTTCTACCTCATCACGATAATCGGCATTTTTGTACTGCGCCGCACCCGGCCCGATGCGCCCCGGCCCTACCGCGCCTGGGGCTACCCCCTGCTGCCGGGCCTCTACGTGGTGCTGGCCGCGGCCTTCTGCGTCATCCTGCTCATCGCCCCCGACACGGCTGAATATTCGCGCTACGGCCTGGGCCTGGTGGCGCTGGGCCTACCGGTGTACTTCCTGTTTGGGCGGAAGATGGGTGAAGTGATTAAGTGATTGAGGGAATTAGCGCACTTCTCCCCCTAATTCATTCAATCACTACCCCACCATTTCACTTCCGGCGCGGCTTGCTTTTGCCGGGGGTGGGTAGCAGCGTCACGTTCAGGGGCTGGCCGTCGTGGGCGGTGGCGGTTTCGTCCTGGTAGCCGCCGTAGCCTACCACCAGGATATTATCGCCGCCGGGCACTTCGAGCGAGTAGCTGCCGGTGGCATCGGTGCTGGTGCCCTTGGTGCTGCCTTTGAGCATGATGGTGGCTCCTATCAGCGGCCGGCCGTTCTCGTCAAGCACACGGCCAGCCTGAGTGCGGGTGGCGGGCGGGGCCGCAACCGGAGCTACGGCTTCAGGCACCGGGGCGGCTTCGGGCACCGGGGCGGCTTCGGGCGCGGGGACGGCTTCCGGGGGCGCGGGCGCGGCGCGGCGCGCAGCAAGTACCCGCGGAGTACCGCTGGCCGGCGGGCTCTTGGTTTCGATGACCGGGGCGGTGGGCGCTTCCGAGGCGGTGGGGCTCACCGCTACCACCGGCATGGGGGGCGGAACAACCACGGTAGTTTGGGGGGTTGCCGCGGTGGTTTCGCCAGCCTGGCCACAGCCTGCCAGCCCAACGGCCAGCAGCGGCGCAAACAGCCAGCCGCACCAGGTATTTTTTCGCGGCACGGCACCGGGGCCAAAAGAAGTTTTTGCAGAAGTTAAGCGTACTGGCATAGAATAGGTTGGGAGGGCGGGAAAGGGTGCTACGACAGCAGCCCGGCGCAAATTACACTCCTACCCGGCATCCGGCCAAAAGCCCCCGGCCGCTCAGTTAAAATACTGAGCAGCCGGAGGCTTTTAGAGGGGTAAGCTTCCGTTGCGGAAGCTAGTTGCTGGTTTCGTCCTGCGGCTTTTTGGCGGGGCCGCTGGTGTGGTCGTCGCCGAGCTTCTGGTCCTTCATGCGGATGCCCGCGCCCAGCTCGTAGCTGCCTTCCTCGGTGAAGCCAGGGCCCTGGGCCTGCTCACCGGCAGTGGTGTGGTTGTTGCCACCCTGGGGCTCGGTCTCGGAGCCGCCAATGTGCAGGTTTTCGAGCTGGTCCTTCTGGTTGCTGCGCTGAGTGTAGCCGTTGGCCCCGGTGTTGCGGGCGGCACTGGCGTCGTTGCTGAGCTTATTATTGCTCTGGTCCTGCTTATAGTCGCGCTGCTTGGCTAGCTCCTCGTTGTGGGCCTCAGGGATGGTAATCACCGGGTTCTGATTGGGGGCATCCACTTTTTTGCTCGCAGGCTGGGTCTTATTATCGTCATCTTCAAAAATCTCGTCGCTCAGTATCATATCGGGGAGGGAATGGGTTACGTAAAAAGGGAGCCGGGCGGGACCCTTGAGTTGTACGCGCCGGCCGGGCCGAAGTTGGCCCCATTTCGCCACCCGGCTGGTTTCTTTTGTCTCGTTTTCTTCCCTACCCCCTATGGATTTCGCCAAGCTCTACCGCCCCACGCGCTTCAATTCCTGGCAGTTCATTGCCTTCGTGGGTCTGCTGATGAGCGGCGGAGCCGAGTTGCTGATTCGCTACCTGGTGCGCCGGCCCCTACCCGCCGGCTACGGCTGGCTCTACGTGTGCTGGGCCGCGCTATTTGTGGTGGGCGCGCTGGTCAACTTATTCGGCAAGCCTACCCCCCACGGGCATCATCACTGAGTGGATGGGAGTGGTGGGTAATAAGCGGTGGAAGAACGTCATGCTTCCTTCGTCAGCATGACGTTCTTCCACCGCTTATTACCCACCACCTACTAGGCCTATCGGCCGTATAAGGGCGTCTGCCGGGACACTCGGGGGCTTGGTCTTTTGGGGGCCGGCCGCGGGTTACCTCACGCCGGCTTTCTGCGTTCTATGCGAATGACTACTCGACTACCGGGCCTAGCGGCCGGCTTGCTGGCCCTGCTGAGTGTGGCCGCCTGCGGCACTAAAAAAAACGATACTGCCAATGGCAAAGGGGGTAAGGGCGGCCCGCAGCCAACCAAAATCTACCCCGTGCTGGTGGTGCGGCCCGATACGGTGACGCTCTTTCAGGACTACCCGGCCACCATTCAGGGCCAGCAAAACGTGGAAATCCGGCCCAAAGTCGATGGCTTCGTGGAGGCCATTTATGTGGATGAGGGGGCCAGCGTGAAGAAGGGGCAGAAGCTGTTTCACATCTCGGCACCGCAGTATGAGCAGGCCGTGCGCACGGCCGCCGCCGGCATCAAAACGGCCCAGGCCGACGTGGACGCCGCCAGCATGGGCGTGCGCAAGGTGCAGCCGCTCGTGGCGCGTGGCATTATCAGCAAGTACGAGCTGGAGGCCGCGCAGTATACCCTCGAAAGTAAGGTAGCCGCCCTGGCCCAAGCCCGCGCCGCGCTCGTCAATGCCGAGACCAACCTCGACTACACCACTATTACGAGCCCGGTAAACGGCGTGATGGGCACCATTCCGAACAAAATCGGCTCGCTGGTGAGCAGCACTTCGGCCGACCCGCTGACCACAATTTCGAGCATCGGCAGCGTGTATGCGTATTTCTCGCTGAGCGAGAAGGCGCTGCTGAGCTTCGCCCGCCGCCGGCCCGGCAACACTTTGCAGGATAAGCTGGCACACGTGCCCGACGTGCGCCTGGTACTGGCCGACGGTAGCCTCTACACCTA
The genomic region above belongs to Hymenobacter psoromatis and contains:
- a CDS encoding APC family permease, whose protein sequence is MAKNCPTPAFMPDALPPSSPATADAPHFKRALTLFDSVMLVTGSMIGSGIFLVSADISRQVGSAGWLLVVWLLTGLITMAGAISYGELAAMFPKVGGQYVYLREAFGRLVAFLYGWTLFLVIQTGVIAAVAVAFAKFTGVMVPWFSVKNVLFNLGPFPFSSVQLLAIILIVAITAVNARGVQAGKLIQNVLSSTKLVALALLILFGLFLGLNADAVQANFHDLWHATRSPAPGVGGAVLPLSAGGLVIGIGMAMTGSLFSSDSWNNIGFAGEEIQNPERTLVRSMAIGTAIVTVLYILINVVYLLVLPLQGSPEAATLAGRGIQYATDDRVATAVAESVMGQAGAYVLAILIMLSTFGANNGIILSGARAYFAMAKDGLFFPSLARLNRAGVPGRALWVQCLWACLLCLSGSYGQLLNYVMFSVILFYLITIIGIFVLRRTRPDAPRPYRAWGYPLLPGLYVVLAAAFCVILLIAPDTAEYSRYGLGLVALGLPVYFLFGRKMGEVIK
- a CDS encoding carboxypeptidase-like regulatory domain-containing protein; its protein translation is MPRKNTWCGWLFAPLLAVGLAGCGQAGETTAATPQTTVVVPPPMPVVAVSPTASEAPTAPVIETKSPPASGTPRVLAARRAAPAPPEAVPAPEAAPVPEAAPVPEAVAPVAAPPATRTQAGRVLDENGRPLIGATIMLKGSTKGTSTDATGSYSLEVPGGDNILVVGYGGYQDETATAHDGQPLNVTLLPTPGKSKPRRK
- a CDS encoding efflux RND transporter periplasmic adaptor subunit, with product MTTRLPGLAAGLLALLSVAACGTKKNDTANGKGGKGGPQPTKIYPVLVVRPDTVTLFQDYPATIQGQQNVEIRPKVDGFVEAIYVDEGASVKKGQKLFHISAPQYEQAVRTAAAGIKTAQADVDAASMGVRKVQPLVARGIISKYELEAAQYTLESKVAALAQARAALVNAETNLDYTTITSPVNGVMGTIPNKIGSLVSSTSADPLTTISSIGSVYAYFSLSEKALLSFARRRPGNTLQDKLAHVPDVRLVLADGSLYTYSGRVETAIGQINTETGASSFRATFPNPQGLLRSGSSGSVRTFQPVKNALIIPQSATYELQGKRFAYVVGRDTAAYAAPLTVVPTPDGTSFVVQKGLKAGQQVVLEGISGLKDGMKIKPKVTKDTKTEMSG